One Rhipicephalus microplus isolate Deutch F79 chromosome 4, USDA_Rmic, whole genome shotgun sequence genomic window carries:
- the LOC142814341 gene encoding uncharacterized protein LOC142814341, with amino-acid sequence MRSARRVFRAVNVNESRKRLRRSGPFDAGTMAAWLRGYVCGLLLASCHVSAAPTTGLEKQELLGGYRAFCSKYRCCPQGTDHESMDCSARNASELQEVSIPAPITSLSLRHNRITQLQPGSFAVAPTLSRLDLSFNKIDFISQGWWTSGSGNPDKATSGLKSLSLANNAVQSVNSSSFEGLSTLLALDLSYNRIRVLRGESFVGLTNLEELVVDHNPIYFVRGDAFATLPQLRELQMNFLDRLVLPPNAFGFVPAITTLGMAGNKLEDVPEQSLRSLKSLRSLDLSRNPFKVITDWNLQDLPNLSTLRLNDLHKLSKVEANAFGVVPRLKELHLSYNPLLTELEPEVFYDAENNRSVQLSGLYLRHTGLRSLSPKLLDWNQIVDVDLSENAWRCDCRLSWMASLAQRLPAEHRPRCGTSL; translated from the exons ATGAGATCTGCTCGCCGAGTCTTTCGGGCTGTGAACGTCAACGAGTCGCGGAAACGACTGCGTCG GTCGGGCCCTTTCGACGCCGGCACGATGGCAGCGTGGCTTCGGGGGTATGTCTGCGGATTGCTTCTAGCATCATGCCACGTTTCTGCAGCCCCTACGACGGGACTTGAGAAGCAAGAGCTTCTTGGTGGCTACCGCGCATTCTGTAGCAAGTACCGTTGCTGCCCTCAAGGAACGGACCACGAGAGCATGGACTGCTCGGCCCGGAACGCCTCCGAGCTCCAGGAAGTCTCGATTCCAGCGCCAATCACGTCTCTGTCGCTGAGGCACAATCGCATCACGCAGCTCCAGCCAGGTTCCTTCGCAGTTGCGCCGACGCTTTCGAGGCTGGACCTGTCGTTCAACAAGATAGATTTCATCTCGCAAGGTTGGTGGACGTCGGGCAGTGGTAACCCTGACAAGGCGACGTCGGGACTCAAGTCCCTCTCCCTGGCCAACAACGCAGTGCAAAGCGTAAACAGCTCGTCCTTCGAAGGACTGAGCACGCTCCTGGCACTCGACCTGAGCTACAACCGAATACGAGTCCTGAGAGGCGAGAGCTTCGTGGGTCTGACGAATCTCGAGGAACTCGTAGTGGATCACAATCCTATATATTTCGTGCGGGGTGACGCCTTCGCGACACTGCCGCAACTTCGCGAGCTTCAGATGAACTTCTTGGATCGTTTGGTGCTTCCTCCTAATGCATTTGGATTCGTGCCCGCCATCACGACTCTGGGGATGGCAGGCAACAAACTTGAAGATGTGCCCGAGCAGAGCTTACGGAGCCTCAAGTCGTTGAGGTCACTTGACTTGAGCAGGAATCCGTTCAAAGTAATCACCGATTGGAACTTGCAAGACCTGCCAAACCTGAGTACGCTGCGCCTCAACGACCTACACAAGCTGAGCAAGGTGGAGGCGAACGCCTTCGGAGTAGTGCCACGCCTGAAGGAACTCCACTTGAGCTACAATCCTCTGCTGACGGAG TTGGAACCGGAAGTCTTCTACGACGCAGAGAACAACAGAAGCGTGCAGCTCAGCGGGCTTTACCTGCGCCACACGGGCCTGCGTAGCCTGTCCCCGAAGCTGCTGGACTGGAACCAGATCGTGGACGTGGACCTGAGCGAGAACGCGTGGAGATGCGACTGTCGGCTCAGCTGGATGGCGAGCTTGGCGCAACGACTGCCAGCTGAACACCGGCCTAGGTGCGGAACTTCTCTATAG
- the LOC142813886 gene encoding uncharacterized protein LOC142813886: protein MDPPEQKCDTAMSPGEAALAATGKRCVSTQSQWPLTAAEPPTCHRCQSEMPVRGEAARTFGPRQQQHHGDAAGDASDTSTDITTESSDTSSKATSVTGDPRCYGDFLNEEAWLDRMLEQLGLPRPYYNENPVPATAAAAAAAAAAAASANAGAVATLATSGEHHGPPSEAEKELAELSAEEYYHKELRDVLWTIVSLKLDDMRVATSQMRAAWKSYVRNSKIVDDLILNKDRAVRQLKEQLIQLKLENKSLRERICDGPQS, encoded by the exons ATGGACCCGCCCGAGCAGAAGTGCGACACCGCCATGAGCCCCGGCGAGGCAGCGCTGGCTGCTACTGGCAAGCGGTGTGTGTCCACGCAGTCGCAGTGGCCACTGACCGCCGCTGAGCCACCGACGTGTCACAGGTGCCAGTCCGAGATGCCCGTTCGAGGGGAGGCCGCCAGGACCTTCGGCCCGCGCCAGCAGCAGCACCATGGAGACGCCGCGGGCGACGCGTCGGACACGAGCACCGACATCACAACCGAGTCGTCGGACACCTCGTCCAAGGCGACCTCGGTGACGGGTGATCCCCGCTGCTACGGAGACTTCCTCAACGAGGAGGCTTGGCTGGATCGCATGCTGGAGCAGCTCGGCTTGCCCAG GCCGTACTACAACGAAAACCCAGTGCCGgccaccgctgctgctgctgctgctgctgctgctgctgctgcttctgcaaaCGCCGGTGCCGTGGCCACGCTGGCTACGAGCGGCGAGCACCACGGTCCACCCAGCGAGGCCGAGAAAGAGCTGGCGGAGCTGTCGGCCGAGGAGTACTACCACAAGGAGCTGCGAGACGTGCTCTGGACCATCGTGTCCCTCAAGCTGGACGACATGCGCGTAGCCACTTCGCAGATGCGCGCCGCGTGGAAGTCTTACGTGCGAAACTCCAAGATCGTCGACGATTTGATCCTGAACAAGGATCGCGCTGTCAGGCAGCTCAAG GAACAACTGATCCAGCTTAAGCTGGAGAATAAGAGCCTGCGTGAGCGTATCTGCGATGGACCACAGTCGTAA